The following proteins are encoded in a genomic region of Methylobacterium tardum:
- a CDS encoding outer membrane protein — MIKKLLLASAATALLTGAASAADLPRRAAPPPVFTPVPVFTWTGAYFGINAGYAFDASSRSNGSVFGVPAPYAALGTTATFRDRSQDGFSGGAQIGYNWQLTPGSGVVFGIEADAQYLDFGRNRNNAFISGAVAPGYYVTDPRGLSSLDYFGTVRGRLGYAFDRTLVYATGGFAYGSGSADRSFGGYAGNDTFRTGYAVGGGVEFALPTESFLNFFRSSAVTFKIEGLYVNLERGNRNQGALVVNAANLVPAYYSPIGRRDDEFAVVRAGLNYKFGSY, encoded by the coding sequence ATGATCAAGAAGCTTCTTCTCGCGAGCGCCGCCACGGCTCTCCTGACCGGCGCCGCCTCGGCCGCCGACCTGCCGCGTCGCGCTGCCCCGCCGCCGGTGTTCACCCCCGTCCCGGTCTTCACCTGGACCGGCGCGTACTTCGGTATCAACGCCGGCTACGCCTTCGACGCCAGCAGCCGCTCCAACGGCTCGGTGTTCGGCGTTCCCGCCCCCTACGCCGCCCTCGGCACCACCGCCACCTTCCGCGATCGCAGCCAGGACGGCTTCTCGGGCGGCGCCCAGATCGGCTACAACTGGCAGCTGACCCCGGGCTCGGGCGTGGTGTTCGGCATCGAGGCCGACGCCCAGTACCTCGACTTCGGCCGCAACCGGAACAACGCCTTCATCTCCGGCGCCGTCGCCCCGGGCTACTACGTGACCGACCCGCGCGGCCTGTCGAGCCTCGACTACTTCGGCACCGTGCGCGGCCGCCTCGGCTACGCCTTCGACCGCACCCTCGTGTACGCCACCGGCGGCTTCGCCTACGGCTCGGGCAGCGCTGACCGTTCGTTCGGCGGCTATGCCGGCAACGACACCTTCCGCACCGGCTACGCGGTCGGCGGCGGCGTCGAGTTCGCCCTGCCCACCGAGTCGTTCCTGAACTTCTTCCGCTCCTCGGCGGTGACGTTCAAGATCGAAGGTCTGTACGTGAACCTGGAGCGCGGCAACCGCAACCAGGGCGCCCTGGTCGTCAACGCCGCCAACCTGGTCCCGGCCTACTACAGCCCGATCGGTCGCCGCGACGACGAGTTCGCCGTCGTCCGCGCCGGCCTGAACTACAAGTTCGGCTCGTACTAA
- a CDS encoding HPF/RaiA family ribosome-associated protein codes for MINGTITVGSAHLELGASFRDQAQRRIQDAANKYLGNLVTASVHVAREGGDFRCSVNMQMSGQGMMSAEALGESVPRAFRAALNKVEKQLRRTKRLQREDRAHQPDRIITA; via the coding sequence ATGATCAACGGAACGATTACGGTCGGCAGCGCGCATCTCGAACTCGGCGCGAGCTTTCGCGATCAAGCGCAGCGGCGCATCCAGGATGCCGCCAACAAGTATCTCGGCAATCTCGTCACGGCCTCCGTCCACGTGGCGCGGGAGGGCGGCGATTTCCGCTGCTCGGTGAACATGCAGATGAGCGGCCAGGGCATGATGAGCGCCGAGGCCCTGGGGGAGAGCGTGCCGCGGGCGTTCCGCGCAGCCCTGAACAAGGTCGAGAAGCAGCTGCGACGCACGAAGCGTCTGCAGCGCGAGGATCGCGCCCATCAGCCGGACAGGATCATCACTGCCTAG
- a CDS encoding VOC family protein, giving the protein MPKLNAVLETALYVADLARADAFYRDVLGLTCIHTDARMRAFDVGGRGVLLLFPEGGSLQPIPTPGGDIPPHDGRGPAHIAFSIDADTLSAWESRLVAAGIAVEGRTHWPRGGTSLYFRDPDAHLLELATPGLWKGY; this is encoded by the coding sequence ATGCCGAAGCTCAACGCGGTCCTCGAGACGGCCCTCTACGTCGCGGATCTCGCGCGCGCGGACGCGTTCTACCGCGACGTCCTCGGCCTGACCTGCATCCACACCGATGCGCGGATGCGCGCCTTCGACGTCGGCGGTCGCGGCGTGCTGCTGCTCTTTCCGGAAGGCGGGTCCCTCCAGCCGATCCCGACGCCGGGCGGGGATATCCCGCCCCATGACGGGCGGGGGCCGGCGCACATCGCCTTCTCGATCGACGCCGATACCCTCTCCGCCTGGGAGAGCCGTCTGGTGGCCGCCGGCATCGCCGTCGAGGGCCGCACCCACTGGCCGCGGGGCGGGACCAGCCTCTACTTCCGCGATCCGGATGCGCACCTGCTGGAGCTCGCCACGCCCGGCCTGTGGAAGGGCTATTGA
- a CDS encoding SDR family NAD(P)-dependent oxidoreductase, which translates to MMQFDGKVVIVTGAGSGIGAATAKRFGGAGAQVVLNDRTREPLEAVAAGLDPGRVVLQTGDVSEQADAETLIAAAIDRFGRLDVLVNNAGVVPTGPILEASVQDWRKVMAVDVDGVFFCTRAALPHLVQAGGNIVNVSSVSGLGGDWNMSFYNAAKGAVSNFTRSLALELGAQGVRVNAVNPGLTFTGLTQDIKRDQELMRRFAERIPLGRGAEPEEVADVIAFLASDAARYVTGVNLPVDGGLTASNGQPKQA; encoded by the coding sequence CTGATGCAGTTCGACGGCAAAGTGGTGATCGTGACGGGCGCCGGATCCGGGATCGGGGCCGCCACGGCGAAGCGGTTCGGGGGCGCGGGCGCGCAGGTCGTCCTGAACGACCGCACGCGGGAACCGCTCGAGGCCGTCGCGGCCGGCCTCGATCCCGGCCGGGTCGTGCTTCAGACGGGCGACGTCTCGGAGCAGGCGGATGCCGAGACGCTCATCGCCGCGGCGATCGACCGGTTCGGCCGTCTCGATGTGCTCGTCAACAATGCCGGCGTCGTGCCCACCGGCCCGATCCTCGAAGCCTCCGTGCAGGATTGGCGCAAGGTCATGGCGGTCGATGTCGACGGCGTGTTCTTCTGTACCCGCGCCGCGCTTCCGCATCTGGTTCAGGCCGGCGGCAACATCGTCAACGTCTCGTCGGTCTCGGGCCTCGGCGGCGACTGGAACATGAGCTTCTACAACGCCGCCAAGGGTGCGGTGTCGAACTTCACCCGCTCCCTGGCGCTGGAGCTCGGCGCGCAGGGAGTCAGGGTCAACGCGGTCAATCCCGGGCTGACCTTCACGGGACTGACGCAGGACATCAAGCGCGATCAGGAGCTGATGCGCCGCTTCGCCGAGCGCATCCCGCTCGGGCGCGGCGCGGAGCCGGAGGAGGTGGCCGACGTGATCGCCTTCCTGGCCAGCGACGCCGCCCGCTACGTCACGGGCGTGAACCTGCCGGTCGACGGCGGCCTGACCGCCTCGAACGGGCAGCCGAAGCAGGCCTGA
- a CDS encoding MFS transporter produces the protein MTGLVTGSPDDTALERSAMRRIGWRLVPFLILAYFVSFLDRVNVGFAAIQMNHDVGLSATVFGWGAGIFFLGYFLMEIPSNLMLERFGARLWIARIMATWGLISAAMALVQGPWSFIGLRFLLGLAEAGFFPGVILYLTYWFPSAYRARIIGVFMISIPISSFLGSPISGALLNVTGLGLAGWQWLFILEGLPAVLLAVAVLWLLPDGPRDAAWLPADERDWLQRQLQAEAARNTRRGQSAKPPLREILSDRRLLLFAAIYFGSTASSYGLSFWTPQIVKSFGLGNFETGLLNSIPYGFASVAMILWGRHSDRTAERRWHLALSFLVLALGLAGGTVLTGLGPVVAALTVAAVGVYMLKGPFWALATEQMPPATAAASIAAINAVGNLGGFLGPYLIGAIKDGTGSFTLSLIPLVVFALLSAALSLVPGRAPQADPNARRPSTA, from the coding sequence ATGACAGGCTTGGTGACAGGCTCCCCGGACGACACCGCGCTGGAACGCTCGGCGATGCGCAGGATCGGCTGGCGCCTCGTGCCGTTCCTAATCCTCGCCTACTTCGTGTCCTTCCTCGACCGGGTGAACGTCGGCTTCGCGGCGATCCAGATGAACCACGATGTCGGCCTGTCGGCCACCGTGTTCGGCTGGGGCGCCGGGATCTTCTTCCTCGGCTACTTCCTGATGGAGATCCCCAGCAACCTGATGCTGGAGCGCTTCGGTGCGCGGCTCTGGATCGCCCGGATCATGGCGACCTGGGGATTGATCTCCGCCGCCATGGCCCTCGTGCAGGGGCCCTGGTCGTTCATCGGCCTGCGCTTCCTGCTGGGGCTCGCCGAGGCCGGCTTCTTCCCCGGCGTGATCCTCTACCTGACCTACTGGTTCCCCTCCGCCTACCGGGCGCGGATCATCGGGGTCTTCATGATCTCGATCCCGATCTCGTCGTTCCTCGGCTCGCCGATCTCCGGTGCGCTGCTCAACGTGACGGGGCTCGGGCTCGCGGGCTGGCAGTGGCTGTTCATCCTCGAGGGCCTGCCGGCGGTGCTCTTGGCCGTCGCGGTCCTGTGGCTGCTGCCGGACGGACCGCGGGACGCGGCGTGGCTGCCGGCGGATGAGCGCGACTGGCTGCAGCGGCAGCTCCAGGCCGAGGCGGCGCGCAACACCCGGCGCGGCCAGTCGGCGAAGCCGCCGCTGCGGGAGATCCTGAGCGACCGGCGGCTCTTGCTGTTCGCCGCGATCTATTTCGGCTCGACGGCGAGCAGCTACGGCCTCTCGTTCTGGACGCCGCAGATCGTGAAGAGCTTCGGCCTCGGCAATTTCGAGACCGGCCTGCTGAACAGCATTCCGTACGGCTTCGCCTCGGTCGCCATGATCCTGTGGGGCCGGCACAGCGACCGGACGGCCGAGCGGCGCTGGCACCTCGCCTTGTCCTTCCTGGTCCTCGCGCTGGGCCTGGCGGGCGGCACGGTGCTGACGGGGCTCGGCCCGGTCGTCGCGGCGCTGACGGTGGCGGCGGTGGGTGTCTACATGCTCAAAGGTCCGTTCTGGGCGCTGGCGACCGAGCAGATGCCGCCCGCGACGGCGGCCGCGAGCATCGCGGCGATCAACGCGGTCGGAAACCTCGGCGGCTTTCTCGGCCCCTACCTGATCGGCGCGATCAAGGACGGGACCGGCAGCTTCACCCTGAGCCTCATCCCCCTGGTGGTGTTCGCCCTGCTCTCGGCCGCCCTGTCGCTCGTGCCCGGTCGCGCCCCGCAGGCGGACCCGAACGCGCGCCGGCCGTCGACCGCCTGA
- a CDS encoding ABC transporter substrate-binding protein produces MLNRRSFVALTGAALAAPALAQGTASRTLKFIPQADLTVLDPIWTTAYVTRNHGLAVFDTLYGTDASYAAQPQMVAGHTVENDGTLWRLTLRPGLTFHDGSPVLARDCVASIARWGKRDAMGQTLMAYTDELSAPDDRTIQFRLKKPFALLPDALGKVGSPICAIMPERLAKTDPFTQVTEMVGSGPFRFKADERVVGARVVYERFAGYVPREGGEPQWTSGPKRAFADRVEWTIIPDQATAASAMQTGEMDWWEQPPADLVPTLGNLTTRITDPTGLIGCLRMNQLQPPFDNPAIRQVLLKVADQTDFMQAVTGTDPKLIHVPTGFFCPGLPMASDVGLGALTGKRDYEAAKKALAAAGYKGEKVVLMGASDFPSLKALADVAADMLTRAGFNVDYQVMDWGSVVQRRAKKDPVAQGGWSAFCTFWAGLDQANPAVSAFLRGTGQSAAIGWPTSPAIEALRDRWLDAPDTAARKTLAGELQQQAFTDLPYLPLGQYFNQTSYKPSLTGVLDGVPVFWNVKKG; encoded by the coding sequence ATGCTGAACAGACGATCTTTCGTGGCCCTCACGGGCGCCGCGCTCGCGGCCCCGGCGCTGGCGCAGGGCACGGCCTCCCGGACGCTCAAGTTCATCCCGCAGGCCGACCTGACGGTGCTCGATCCGATCTGGACGACCGCCTACGTGACCCGCAATCACGGGCTCGCGGTGTTCGACACCCTCTACGGCACCGATGCGAGCTACGCCGCACAGCCGCAGATGGTCGCCGGCCACACGGTGGAAAATGACGGCACGCTGTGGCGCCTCACCCTGCGGCCCGGGCTGACCTTCCATGACGGCAGCCCCGTGCTGGCCCGCGACTGCGTGGCGAGCATCGCCCGCTGGGGCAAGCGCGACGCGATGGGCCAGACGCTCATGGCCTACACGGACGAACTCTCGGCCCCCGACGACCGGACGATCCAGTTCCGCCTGAAGAAGCCCTTCGCGCTCCTGCCGGACGCCCTCGGCAAGGTCGGCTCGCCGATCTGCGCGATCATGCCGGAGCGCCTCGCCAAGACCGACCCGTTCACCCAGGTGACCGAGATGGTCGGCAGCGGCCCGTTCCGCTTCAAGGCGGACGAGCGCGTGGTCGGCGCCCGCGTCGTCTACGAGCGCTTTGCGGGCTATGTCCCTCGCGAGGGCGGCGAGCCGCAATGGACGTCGGGCCCGAAGCGGGCCTTCGCCGACCGGGTCGAGTGGACCATCATCCCCGATCAGGCGACCGCCGCCTCGGCCATGCAGACGGGCGAGATGGATTGGTGGGAGCAGCCCCCGGCCGACCTCGTGCCGACGCTCGGCAACCTGACGACGCGGATCACCGATCCGACCGGCCTGATCGGCTGCCTGCGGATGAACCAGCTCCAGCCGCCCTTCGACAATCCGGCGATCCGGCAGGTGCTGCTGAAGGTCGCCGACCAGACCGACTTCATGCAGGCCGTGACCGGCACCGACCCCAAGCTGATCCACGTGCCGACCGGCTTCTTCTGCCCCGGCCTGCCGATGGCGAGCGATGTCGGCCTCGGGGCGCTCACGGGCAAGCGCGACTACGAGGCGGCCAAGAAGGCGCTCGCGGCGGCGGGCTACAAGGGCGAGAAGGTGGTGCTGATGGGCGCCTCAGACTTCCCGAGCCTGAAGGCGCTTGCCGACGTGGCGGCCGACATGCTGACCCGCGCGGGCTTCAACGTCGACTACCAAGTCATGGATTGGGGCTCGGTGGTGCAGCGGCGCGCCAAGAAGGATCCTGTCGCCCAGGGCGGGTGGAGCGCGTTCTGCACCTTCTGGGCGGGGCTCGATCAGGCCAACCCGGCGGTCAGCGCCTTCCTGCGGGGAACGGGACAGAGCGCCGCGATCGGCTGGCCGACCAGCCCGGCGATCGAGGCGCTGCGGGATCGATGGCTCGACGCCCCCGACACCGCCGCGCGCAAGACGCTCGCGGGCGAGCTCCAGCAGCAGGCCTTCACCGACCTGCCCTACCTGCCGCTCGGGCAGTACTTCAACCAGACCTCGTACAAGCCGTCCCTGACGGGGGTGCTCGACGGCGTGCCGGTGTTCTGGAACGTCAAGAAGGGCTGA
- a CDS encoding sensor histidine kinase, producing MSGRRPESTAETAYLRRCLEEAGERAERAFALMADIDAARVQEVAESRAQADASRERSLEREVQVLRARLQASEQAAARLRMRCEHQTSMMRELSHRLKNSLTLVQAMISQTLRNPPSLADGRAALLARVVALGQAHRVLAEERWLGTSVRRTVETALATHAGTDAAERFAVTGPAVRLGPRQTVALSMALHELATNATKYGALSCETGRVRIVWHTARGEAGRTLHLCWSEHGGPPVTPPERRGFGSRLIERTLTDTLGGDVVLRFAPDGVTCRMKAVIQRLRET from the coding sequence ATGTCGGGGCGGCGTCCGGAATCCACCGCCGAAACTGCGTATCTGCGGCGCTGCCTCGAAGAGGCCGGCGAGCGGGCCGAGCGGGCCTTCGCGCTGATGGCGGACATCGACGCCGCGCGGGTCCAGGAGGTGGCGGAGAGCCGCGCGCAGGCGGATGCCAGCCGGGAGCGAAGCCTGGAGCGGGAGGTTCAGGTCCTGCGGGCGCGTCTCCAGGCCTCCGAGCAGGCAGCGGCCCGCCTGCGGATGCGCTGCGAGCATCAGACCTCCATGATGCGCGAGCTCTCGCATCGCCTGAAGAACTCCTTGACGCTGGTGCAGGCCATGATCAGCCAGACGCTGCGGAATCCGCCGAGTCTCGCCGACGGCCGTGCCGCCCTGCTGGCGCGGGTCGTGGCGCTGGGACAGGCCCATCGGGTTCTCGCCGAGGAGCGTTGGCTCGGCACGTCGGTCCGGCGCACCGTCGAGACGGCCCTGGCCACCCATGCCGGGACCGATGCCGCCGAGCGGTTCGCCGTGACGGGACCGGCCGTTCGCCTGGGCCCGCGCCAGACGGTGGCCCTGTCGATGGCCCTGCACGAGCTGGCGACCAACGCCACGAAGTATGGCGCCCTCTCCTGCGAGACGGGGCGCGTGCGGATCGTGTGGCACACGGCCCGGGGCGAGGCGGGGCGAACGCTTCACCTGTGCTGGAGCGAGCATGGCGGCCCGCCGGTGACGCCCCCCGAACGACGCGGCTTCGGATCCCGGCTGATCGAGCGAACCCTGACCGACACGCTCGGGGGCGACGTGGTTCTCCGCTTCGCGCCGGACGGCGTCACTTGCAGGATGAAAGCCGTGATCCAGCGCCTGCGGGAGACGTGA
- a CDS encoding CYTH domain-containing protein, whose product MSVEIERKFIASPSVLTLCQSGTPLVQGYLVADDTDTIRIRQAGAHMLVTWKSPRHGISRDEIEFPIAPEDGAELLARLPAGRRLEKTRYRVEHAGAVWDVDVFGGDLAGLILAEIELDREDQPVVLPPWVEREVTADARYRNSRLAAGALPEQLAA is encoded by the coding sequence ATGTCGGTCGAGATTGAGCGCAAGTTCATTGCGAGCCCGTCGGTTCTGACCTTGTGTCAATCGGGGACGCCCCTCGTTCAGGGCTATCTCGTCGCCGACGACACCGACACGATCCGCATCCGCCAAGCCGGCGCGCACATGCTGGTGACCTGGAAAAGCCCCCGGCATGGGATCAGCCGCGACGAGATCGAGTTTCCGATCGCGCCGGAGGACGGCGCGGAGCTTCTGGCACGCCTGCCGGCCGGTCGGCGGCTGGAAAAGACGCGCTACCGGGTCGAGCATGCCGGCGCCGTCTGGGATGTCGACGTGTTCGGCGGCGACCTCGCCGGTCTGATCCTGGCCGAGATCGAACTCGATCGGGAGGACCAGCCCGTGGTGCTGCCCCCGTGGGTCGAGCGCGAGGTCACGGCGGACGCGCGCTACCGCAATTCCCGGCTGGCCGCGGGCGCCCTTCCCGAGCAGCTGGCGGCGTGA
- a CDS encoding NUDIX hydrolase, with protein MKKLLRKAHAKPLKQVAALPFRVGADGRIEVLLITSRDTGRWIIPKGWPMLGRKAHRAAEREAFEEAGLKGQIAASPVGWYRYEKRLEDGLALPCKVRVYPLRVEVQHERWPERDQRTLQWFAPEEAARLVEEDELQRLLAGFAAPHDRRA; from the coding sequence CTGAAGAAGCTGCTGCGGAAGGCGCATGCCAAGCCGCTCAAGCAGGTCGCGGCCCTGCCGTTCCGCGTGGGTGCGGACGGCCGGATCGAGGTTCTCCTGATCACCTCGCGCGACACGGGGCGGTGGATCATCCCGAAGGGCTGGCCGATGCTGGGCCGCAAGGCGCATCGGGCGGCCGAGCGGGAGGCGTTCGAGGAGGCCGGCCTGAAGGGCCAGATCGCGGCCAGTCCGGTTGGGTGGTATCGCTACGAGAAGCGCCTCGAGGACGGCCTCGCACTTCCCTGCAAGGTGCGCGTGTATCCCCTGCGGGTCGAGGTGCAGCACGAGCGCTGGCCGGAGCGGGATCAGCGGACGTTGCAATGGTTCGCGCCTGAGGAAGCGGCGCGCCTTGTCGAGGAGGACGAGCTCCAGCGGCTGCTGGCGGGCTTCGCGGCGCCGCACGACCGCCGCGCGTGA
- a CDS encoding NUDIX domain-containing protein produces MSAYDDMPTVVVVLVPVESGLLMIRRGLADGYGQLALPGGYQMRGESWQEAGAREVLEETGLQIAAEPLRLLSVVTTPDRRQNLLFCESQPARFADRGEPDGEVLEVLVVDAPVRTAFPTHDAMVAAFFAR; encoded by the coding sequence GTGAGCGCCTACGACGACATGCCCACCGTCGTGGTGGTTCTCGTCCCGGTGGAGAGCGGCCTGCTCATGATCCGCCGCGGCTTGGCCGACGGTTACGGCCAACTCGCCCTGCCCGGCGGCTACCAGATGCGCGGCGAGAGCTGGCAGGAGGCGGGCGCACGGGAAGTGCTGGAGGAGACCGGACTGCAGATCGCGGCCGAGCCGCTACGCCTCCTCTCGGTGGTGACCACGCCGGACCGGCGGCAGAACCTGCTGTTCTGCGAGAGCCAGCCGGCCCGGTTCGCGGATCGGGGCGAGCCCGACGGCGAGGTTCTCGAGGTTCTGGTTGTCGACGCGCCTGTCCGGACGGCCTTCCCGACCCACGATGCCATGGTGGCGGCGTTCTTCGCGCGCTGA
- a CDS encoding exodeoxyribonuclease VII small subunit, protein MSASRPEVAPAAGDLPFEKALEQLEEIVRRLERGDVPLDESVAIYERGEVLKKHCEALLKRAEARIQRITLGADGRPEGVAPLDMS, encoded by the coding sequence ATGAGTGCGAGCAGACCCGAGGTGGCCCCCGCTGCCGGCGACCTGCCCTTCGAGAAGGCGCTGGAACAGCTCGAGGAAATCGTGCGCCGGCTCGAGCGCGGCGACGTCCCGCTCGACGAGTCGGTGGCGATCTACGAGCGCGGCGAGGTGCTGAAGAAGCATTGCGAAGCGCTGCTGAAGCGGGCCGAGGCGCGGATCCAGCGGATCACCCTCGGCGCCGACGGGCGGCCCGAGGGCGTCGCCCCGCTCGATATGTCCTGA
- a CDS encoding tyrosine phosphatase family protein → MPSLHVCPLSRLPETVAATGASHVLTLINVGTPLERPAVIDAENHAVIGVSDIAAARDGHVLPAEEHVARVLDFVRAWPREKPLVIHCYAGISRSTAAAFIAACALAPERDEAAIADALRAASPSATPNPLFVAIADRMLGRDGRMVAAIARIGRGADAFEGTPFCLTLA, encoded by the coding sequence ATGCCGAGCCTCCACGTCTGCCCTCTCTCACGCCTGCCCGAGACCGTCGCGGCGACCGGCGCCAGTCACGTGCTCACGCTGATCAATGTCGGCACGCCGCTGGAGCGTCCTGCCGTGATCGACGCCGAGAACCACGCCGTCATCGGCGTCAGCGACATCGCGGCGGCGCGCGACGGACACGTTCTGCCGGCAGAAGAGCACGTGGCGCGGGTTCTCGACTTCGTCCGGGCCTGGCCGCGGGAGAAGCCGCTGGTGATCCACTGCTATGCCGGGATCAGCCGCTCCACCGCCGCGGCCTTCATCGCGGCCTGCGCCCTGGCGCCCGAGCGCGACGAGGCGGCGATCGCCGACGCCCTGCGGGCAGCCTCCCCGTCGGCGACGCCCAATCCGCTGTTCGTCGCCATCGCCGACCGGATGCTCGGCCGCGACGGGCGCATGGTCGCGGCCATCGCGCGGATCGGCCGCGGCGCCGACGCGTTCGAGGGCACGCCGTTCTGTCTGACGCTCGCGTGA
- a CDS encoding hydrolase, producing MLSGRRLDLLDPASRDIEIADIAHGLARVARWNGQTRGPHVFSVAQHSLLVEAVGRHVAPACTDPDGLELLLHDAPEYVVGDIISPLKAAIGDAYRGVELRLLDAIRGRFGLPAPAPALARLVKQADRIAAHLEAIRLAGFAPEEAQRYFGPAADLPDRVLALAEPWPTAEAETRFRARFDALRSS from the coding sequence ATGCTCTCCGGCCGGCGCCTCGACCTCCTCGATCCCGCGTCCCGCGACATCGAGATCGCCGACATCGCCCACGGCCTCGCCCGGGTCGCCCGCTGGAACGGCCAGACCCGAGGGCCGCATGTCTTCTCGGTGGCCCAGCACAGCCTGCTGGTCGAGGCGGTGGGCCGGCACGTCGCCCCGGCCTGCACCGACCCGGACGGCCTGGAGCTGCTGCTGCACGACGCGCCGGAATACGTGGTCGGGGACATCATCTCGCCGTTGAAGGCCGCGATCGGCGATGCCTATCGCGGCGTCGAGCTGCGGCTGCTGGACGCCATCCGCGGCCGTTTCGGCCTCCCGGCCCCGGCGCCGGCGCTCGCCCGCCTGGTGAAGCAGGCCGACCGGATCGCCGCCCATCTCGAGGCGATCCGTCTTGCCGGCTTCGCGCCGGAGGAGGCCCAGCGCTATTTCGGCCCTGCCGCGGATCTGCCGGACCGGGTGCTGGCGCTCGCCGAGCCCTGGCCGACCGCCGAAGCCGAGACACGATTCCGCGCGCGCTTCGACGCGCTCCGCTCAAGCTGA
- a CDS encoding DNA-3-methyladenine glycosylase I gives MSETGLIDHPDGCPRCWWAGLDPLYVGYHDTEWGVPERDGRALYEKLILDGFQAGLSWITILRRREGFRDAFADFDPERIARFTDDDVARLMGDTRIIRNRAKIQGTIAGARAWLSIEERGPGFARFLWDFVDGQPVQGTARSRAEIATETPVSRAIGKALKAEGFSFCGPTIVHAFMQAVGMVNDHLVGCHRHGPCARLGQAR, from the coding sequence ATGTCCGAGACCGGCCTGATCGATCACCCCGACGGCTGCCCCCGCTGCTGGTGGGCTGGCCTCGATCCGCTCTATGTCGGCTATCACGACACCGAGTGGGGCGTGCCCGAGCGCGACGGCCGGGCCCTCTACGAGAAGCTGATCCTCGACGGCTTCCAGGCCGGCCTGTCCTGGATCACCATCCTGCGCCGCCGCGAGGGGTTTCGCGACGCCTTCGCGGACTTCGATCCGGAGCGGATCGCCCGCTTCACGGACGACGACGTGGCGCGGCTGATGGGCGACACCCGCATCATCCGCAACCGCGCCAAGATCCAGGGCACCATCGCGGGCGCCAGGGCTTGGCTGAGCATCGAGGAGCGCGGCCCCGGCTTCGCGCGCTTCCTGTGGGATTTCGTGGACGGGCAGCCGGTCCAGGGTACGGCCCGGAGCCGCGCCGAGATCGCCACCGAGACCCCGGTCTCCCGGGCGATCGGCAAGGCCCTCAAGGCCGAGGGCTTCTCGTTCTGCGGGCCGACCATCGTGCACGCCTTCATGCAGGCGGTCGGCATGGTCAACGATCACCTCGTCGGCTGCCACCGGCACGGGCCCTGCGCCCGCCTGGGGCAGGCGCGATGA